aGACAGCAATTGTGTGCTTCAGAATATGTGATACATACAAGTGTCTGAAATGAAACATTATTGTATTAATTGCATATGAAACGCATAATTGCATGACAAATGCATTGACAATCTTTTATTACTTTGTACTTTAAACAGTACAAatctttttttctgcaacctgcCTTTTGTCAGGGGAGATGTTTATGCCGTTGGCAGATAAGAATCCTCCTGCCACAACTTGCACAGTCTCAGGACTGTAATAAACCACATCACACCACGGCAAAGAGAGAAATGGCTCCACAATCTTCAGAATGTCATTGGTGAAGTAATGATCATTGGTGGCATAAAAGCTTTCAGTCCCCACAGCCACTATATCATTCACGctaacaaatacacacacaataaaaatgaACTTTAATTTCAGATTAGTTTTATGGTTACACAAATATtgtagttttaaaaagcacatacTTGTGCAGGAGCTCATGCCTAATGGTCTTTAAGTATTCAAGAGCATTTTCATTCTCCAAAAATCTGAAAATCTCCACTTGACTTTTGCCTTGAGGATGATTAACAACAAACAGGTATATTGCACCATCTGTGAAGAAAGAGAGAGGAAGAATTGACATACAATTAAGTTATATCACAATCAATCAATTTGAACATTTGCAATAACTATTTCTGTTGAGGGTAGATATAAACTTACTGTATGCATGCGTCAAGTGTAGATGCAattcaaaaagaaaatgtaacttaaaactttaaataataaagtaatttaatataAAGACAAACCTTTATCATCTGTGTACACACTGATTCCATGTGGATTAAAGGAGTCTTTGTCAAAGTCTCCCCTGATGTGTAGTACTTTAATTTTTTGTTCAGAGTCCAACAGGTTCAGTGTGTAGATCTTTCCTGGGTCTTCTGAGTAGGATGGTACACCAGGATACTTCAAGCCCTATGCAGAATTCATTTTCCGTCAACAGTAAAATCTACACTTGTACAGTTTGGCAATTTAACAATGTGCTTTTAGCAAAATTGATATTAAATCAAATAAGTACTTTTATGGAGACATCATCAGTGGCCCAATAAATTACAGATTAATTAATTTACATACAGTACTAAGAAAGGCCAATCCATCAAGTATGGTGATATCTTCAGCCCCAAAATCTGTTCAAACACATTAAGTGTATAACATATTATGTTCAAATGTTATATGATATAGTACAACACATGAAATATATGTTTTGCATAATACACACAGATCATCACAACATTAATTTGCAGTGTCAaatttacactctaaaaatgctgggtggTAATTCATAGGAGGGTCTAATATGAACAAGCCCAATTCTTCAGCTGACAGTTGTCATTTAAACTTGATTGAAAAAAATTATCCCAATGCTGGtatttgtttatatgtgtgtcCATATTTAGTGTATACACAAGTGGCCATTAagaacaaaaccttcactgccaATGAAACTTTACATTACATGAacctaaaaatgtatattattttacacAGCATTCGGTTTAGTTCATCAGTAAAAACAAGGAAATGAATCATGACCTCAAGTGAAGGCAATACTAACCTATGCCCTCTATAAAATTGCAGTTAGGAAGATAGTTCTGGGTTAGTTCTCTGTAGGAAAGCGCTACATGCCTGTGGAGAAGACAAAAAGGCTGAGCAAAACACTGACACGATTGTGGTCATGTGCAATAGTTATGCACAAATGAACTAATATGCATAGCCACAAATGTTGGAACAAGTCGCTATATAAATAGGACGGATGAACAAACCTTAATGAAATGAGTCTTTCTCCTATCAAAACTGCAAAAGCGACAACCGCAAGCGAGAGAAAAGCTAACGTGCCCATAACTGTCTGAAAGTCCAGCGCACAAACACCATCAGTGTTGCCATGTCCGCTCATTGTACGCTTTACTTACTTTTGAAATAACTGACAATCTACAAATATAATCCACAAGGGGCTCTTGTTTTTGAGAGTATCGTTCCAGGAATTAATCTTAACTTGGCATACATACCATACAGATATTTATCCCAAATATGTGGCAAAATAGCATAACGTCTATTGAACATAGCCCAAATCACAGCTGCCAAATATCACCATCTACTGTCCAAactgcatattttaaaattaaatctgaaatgttttaatttaattttaaaaacttaaaatatacttAATAGTAAACATCTTTGGTACGTGCAACTCATATTCAAAgtgacatgtgtgtgtgtgtgtgggggggggggtgtattaTTAATGTATACATATTACACCAACGGAAGCATATTTATTTGTAAGTTGCAGTTCTGGAAttgtcaaatataataataaaatctatcTAGAATTATCTATAGTTATTGAtgtaattttacttatttttcttgTTAATATCAGTAATATTAGGAGATTTGGCAACACACTGTTTCAAAGTCCACCCCCTCTAAAGTGCTTCATTTGAAGTTTTACTTTGTTAATTCACACAGTTGACCCAGTTGCATTTTCTTCATTAACATGTATTTTGGCAGTGACCCCATTCAGAGACGTGCCTCTGTGTTTTGCCTTTATCCTCTCTTAATTACGCACTTAACATGCAAACCAACCTTGAGATGTCTCCTTTCATGCAGAAGTTATGTATTAATCTTTTGTATGAATAAGTCAGAGGTCTGTGAGTTTGAAAAGgcttcattagaaaaaaaaatattgggttAAGAGCAAATATTTGAATGGTAACAACAGCCAATAAGATTGCTTTttgaattattttgtattattttgtatttatttattttttttacagacgaTTAAATGAGTGCCAAGAGAATGATGTTTTATTCTAAGCATCCAATAGCTTTGATTAAGCGATATAGTGTACTATTTTGTCTCAGGTTCTTACTGTAGTAGCATCTATTGGCCAGTAGTGGGCACTGTTGCATACCTATTTTTTATAGCATTCACACGTTACACAAAACATAAAGCCTGGTTATGTTAGATCTAAATCAAATCCTTACATACAAATGGCAAAAACGATTGAATtagcaatacaaataaaatgtgtgtTCCTTGTGCATTAGCAGTGCTTTAAGTTTATATAACCGTGTGGTGTGTTTGGAGCAAAAAATTATAGTCGATGTAGAATATTAAACATATGTGTAATTTTGATCAGAATTCTTTAAATCTAAGTATAACAATGTTGCAAAATATCATAATTTCTAATAAGATTTTACCAGTATTTCTGCTGGGTTGGTGATCTAAATTAATGGTCTAAAACTCAATTTCTGAAGAGCAGCAGCTTTGTGTAGTTTAGCTTCAAcaacctccaactcacacctgcatAATAGTATagaagtcttgaacaccttgattatttggatcagaagtgtttgattagggttggactaaaactgcagagctgtggcccttaaagaatcgagtttgagacctatatgATCTAAATAAAGGCATTATGAATGCTGAATTCCTTTAAAACCATTAATCACATTCTTCTATTATAGTACATCTCTCTGCTTTAGGGTGCAACATTTATTATCATGATGTAACTGCTCACTGCTTATTGATATACAGAACAGCATTAAATTGTAGTTGACAAATAACATGCCGGGTGACActgtggcacaatgggtagcacaatcgcctcacagcaagaaggttgctggttcgagcctcggctgggtcagctggcatttatgtgtgtagtttgcatgtactccctgtgttcgctggtttcctctgggtgttacggtttcccccacaagacatgctctataggtgaattgagcaagctaaattgtctgtagtgtatgtgtttgaatgagtgtgtggatgtttcccagtactaggttgcagctggaagggcatcagctgcgtaaaacatatggtggatagaatgccgattcattccactgtggcacccctgaataataaagggactaatacaACTATTGACTAataaagtcaaaaagaaaatgcaatgaatgaatgaaataacatGCCTATCATAAatttttaattagcatatttttggTTAAAACCTAACTATAAAGGTTTCAGGTCATTTAACTAGTcagcatttctttaaaaatacacAGGTAAACCACAATTAATTCCTCTGGCTAGATCCTAAGAGGTGGTAAGAAGTAAAGCATGaacattatttgtaatattattatatctCCATGATGATAATCAACAGCACATTTTAATTGTGACGTATTTCAACTATCCTGTATTTTTAAATCCTTGTATCCTTGTTTTTTTATCCTTGTAACATACTTTCTTGGTGCCATGTAGTTCTTCATTTAAAATGAACAGATTTCAATACAtgtacaacatttttaaaaattaataaaatactacaTCAGGGCTAATATAAAGGAtctaaagtcattcattcattcattcattcattcattcattcattcattcatgcattcattcattcattcattcattcatccattcattcattttcttttcagcttagtccctttattaatctagggtctccacagtggaatgaaccgccggatctaaattcaaaatatgcaattaaacatgaaaaataataCTTTTGCAGCAAATCAAAATGCTTTTATGTCAGTTACATTAAAGCAATCCAGTATAATTAATTTACAATGTCTTATCTGTTGCAAGATACTAAAATAATAGtgatatatatgaataaaaaaattatactgaTATACTTAATCTCAAAATGGCAGCTTTAACCCTGTTTTTATACTATAATTTACGACAACCCCAGTATTTTCAAACTAATTAAAGTGTCATTCATAGTCACTTTAAAGTAAAAGTGTCAACATCAAGAAGTGTCAAAGCAAAGATCATGATTCCATAATTCacttcaaaagcaaaaataaacaaaaaaaaaaactcctacgAATCACAAGCTACAGATCTACTGTTAAttaccatgatttacagagtacTAAAATGTGTCATTCTGTGGTGTcaattgtttttttgtaaaataccTTTAAGtaaactgtgtttgtgtttgacaatGGCAAGCTGCAAGAGCATATTTCACATTGAAAGCACATCAACACACCCTTTGCAAAGACTGTGGCATTTTACCTGTGATTCACTAACATTTTTCTCTGCATATTTTTCTCTTCATTGCACTGATGTATGCACTTGGGAGTGAACGAACCATGGCAGATGAAGCTTCGGCTTTACTCATTAATGAGTGACGGTCTTTTTGAACTGTCATGCTAGAAGGGCTATACTGGGGTGGGGATTTAAGAAAACTGAAATACCTGCCTTACCAGTTATGCAACAAATTCGACAATCACTGTTCATATTCGTTCAAAACTGTTCAAAACCGCTGTTGCATTTGTGAGCACACTGATTGCACAAGAGCTTCCTATAgggttaaaaaatgtatatatagggttttaaaaacagtttttgacATACTCCCACGGTTGACTGATTAAATTAAAGGAACACTCCTCTGTTTTTATAGGCTTACAAGTCCTCTAGAGTTAACAGTTGATTGAAGCTGTCTTAAACAGTTGATTACAACCATTATTAATCTGTCAGCCAAGCTCTGGGTCTTGTGGGAGTATATTTAGCTTAGCTCAGCATAaaccattgaatcagattagaccattagaaaaatgaaaaaattgaaaaaggattttttgacattttttgctatttaaagcTAAACTTTCTGTAGTTACAGTCTGTACTAAGATCAATGAAAATTGAAAAGTTATAATTTTCTAGAAGGACAATATGGCTTCAAAGTAGGAACTCTCTCATTCTGGCATGATAATCAAGGAAGCTTATCcttgcgcctgctgcagccatgtaCGAAAGCAATGtcccttgattattacaccagattGGGATTTCTGGTCTTAGTACACTATGTAACTACAGAAATGTTGAGTtcatttcctttcatttttttttgtcggcttagtccctttattaatctggtgtcgccacagcggaatgaaccgccaacttatccagcatgttattttttacccagcggatgcccttttagtttttagttatctctgggaaacatccacacacacattcacatacacactcatacactactgacaatttagccaacccaattcacctttaccgcatgtctttggactgtgggggaaaccggagcacccggagaaaacccacgcaaatgcaaggagaacatgcaaactccacacagaaacgccaactgagccgaggttccaaCCTGCAACCcaacaactttcttgctgtgagtcgacagccctacctactgcgccactgcttcgcccaatgTTGAGttctaaatagaaaaattatcaagattttttttaaaagcaaattgcTAATGgtctgattcaatgatttgtgCTAAGTTAAGCTAAGCCGGAGATAAGCTAAATGGATTGCAATAATGGTCACATTTTTGACTCTAGGTGACaagtaaaatgagcctatttccaaaagaaagtggagtgttgctttaaaaactataacgtaaaaaaaaacaggttttctaaaatgttatgtttaaatatgcaaagtaggtttgatttaattaaatatgccCCAATTTGCATAAATCTCTCGCACAAAAATCTGAACACTCGattaaatcaaaatttaaattcttatttatatatacaccTTCCTCAGATTAAGATTTTAATAAAACTGTAGGTTGTTgtatactgctgctaaacagggatgggcaaaaatacattgaaatgtattttgaaataaaataccaaatacctccattttaagtgtatcaaaataaactactaaatacagcagccacaaatgtattaaaataaaatactgtattttttgtattttgaaaatgctacaaaatacttttacaagggagcatTACATTTCTTCGCAAACCTTCCATCAACATGCCTATTCAATCAATCCCTTCTCTGCACTTCATTGACTTCTACTGTACATGAGGAGGTATTCATACAAATGTaacatttgcttttctctttgattttagtatagattttgaacaaatttcatacagaaagtcctgccttgaagatgatctctttaatgagtttaaaaaccatttaatacAGGTAATGAGTTAACATAAGTAGTACTATATCTCTCTCTACATCTTTATCTATTGTGAAATTTGCCACCATCTCttaacagtgttatattttagaagGGTGATATATAAAAAAGTTGttacttattaaataaatttagttgatttatttatttatttatttattgcaattaaaatccataaaaatgtaaaatcatgatttttgaaATCTACTAAAATCTCCAGTTTCAGTCAtttccataaatcatgtttttttctttttttttcatactctttaaatgtttttgctGCCATGAAACTTGGAAAAGTTGGATGTTTTTGACCAGTCTGCAAAGAGCACTTGCAGATCAGCTACTGGCATACAGTTTTGTAGGACTTTatgttgttttcattttcctgtCTTATTTTGACTTGCTTCCGAATTAACCCAttgtctgttattttcttcatgtgTGATGCATAATTTCCAGCCATACTCCAAGCAAAGGCCACATTTTTTTGATGTCATCGTGCAGACTTCTTAGAaagtttttaacagttttttaaaaatacaaaaatacaagacattaaagtattttgatacaaaaataTTAACCCACTTTCATAAACCccatcaaatacaaattacaaaatattattttgtatttaaagtacgtatttgaaatacatgtatcataaataccTCCCATCCCTGCTGATAAATAAGGAGATTTATGATGCaaagcagaagaaaaataaatatttttgagaaaGTGGCCTACTAAAACATACTTATATTGCAATTGAAAACAAACTGATATAGTGTGACAAACGaagcctttaaaaatatattttgatgctttctttacattacacacacacagagagagagagagaaagagagagagagagagagagaaagagagagagagagagagagagagagagattgattgTTGATTGTTAAAAGTACAGTTTATCctgatctatttttgtattgatttgtatgaataatatgatatgttgaataataatataatatattgaatattaatgtgatatattgaataatatgatgtattgttaaaattgtatttaattattatatataaatatcacctctttttttactactatttactgtatactgttttatattattatatatgtatgttactttttatgtaaactttataactgctttggcaatacatttgtaacatttgtcatgccaataaagcaattattgaattgaatattgaattgaattgaattgagagagagagagatagagagagagagagagagagagagagagagagagagagagagagagacaacacACACTAAAACAGTTTATGGAAAGCCAAAAAGACCAAAATCTTAAAATTGCAGATGCATGAAAAAACTGTTTCTGTCTGTTGTGTCCCCTCAACTTGCACCAAAAATACCGGGCTTTGCCCTGAAATAGGTTACAGAATGCATATCTGATGGGAGGACATGTGACAATGTAGAAAATAGACTCATTCCCCATGGAAACAAACTGGAGTATTGCAGAAATAGCTCCTCTTACCAGGCGAGCTCAGTATGGCCTGCGTTCTAATTTTGCTtgtgaaagtctcttcacagttctGAATAAATGTTGTTCacatgaaaatattatttactttaacaGCATAGTTTTACATTCAGACATATTGTAGTTGGATTAATGCCAACTATTGATAGATGCTTGTAATAATACACTTTAGCAGTTAATTATGTGAGAGCCCTTAGTGTGCAATGTAGTAACACATGCAAAGCAATGACCATATTTTATGCTATTCTGTAAGCCATAGGTTTTCAGAATTAGGGAATGGGAGGCCACAATGGATAGCGATCTGTGGAAActtgaaattaataaatttttcaatttaaaaaaaaattcttaataaaaTTTGGATAATTTACTGTGATTTCATAGAATTTTTtcatagaaataaaaatacaatagaaaaaaataattataaattatttcataattataagtattaaaatatttatttattcatttttcttagtccctttattcatcaggggtcgccacagggaatgaaccgccaacttatccagcatatgttttacacagtggatgccctttcagctgcaacccagtactgggaaacatccatatacactcattcacacacacatacactacggccaatttagtttatttattttacccatAGCGCAcgcctttggactgtggaggaaagcagagcacccggagaaaacccacgctaacatgggaagaacaggcaaactccacacagaaatgcaaactgacccatcCGGGgctcgaaccggtgaccttcttgctgtaaggtgacagtgctaagtgCTGagacttggctgggtcagttggcatttctatgtggagtttgcatgttctccctgtgttggcgttcCTACGGGTGCCTCGGTTTTCCTCACACGTGGAAAGACATGAGCaattaggtgaattgggtaagctaaattggccgtagtgcatgtgtgtgaatgcagtagtgtatgggtgtttcccagtattgggttgcagctggaagggcatccgctgtgtaaaacatatgctggattacaCAACAAGCTTTTTGAATGGGGTTGTGGGGAGTTGATGCTCGCATTTATGAAATCCCTATGGGGTCCTCGTGCAAGGGACCCCCATCCGTGGGTGTAGCCTATAGACTATAAAAAATGAAAACCCCTGCTATATGCAACCATTACATTCAGGTTCATGCCGCACAATGTTATCCTGCGACGATAATATTATGTATATGGCGTTTTTCTCGAACCTGAACGTCTTGTTTTAATGATAAAACAACCTGCTCTGACACACGTTGGTGCTGTAATGTATGGATGGTGACAGGCTGAGGAGGATATGGAAGGAGAAGCGGAGGGAAAATGGTGCACCACCGAATCACGAACGCGCTCTAGTGCAATCACAGACAGCGTGAAGTCAGCCGTCGCCTTGGTTACCTTTGACGTCACGTGGCCCAGCCTTGTCTCGGCTCCTGGGGCTGGTCTGATTGGCGGGAAACCCCGTGGATTAGCCCGACCGACAGCCCGTGAGGATCAGCTGAGAGCCGCGGTTAGCTTAGCTCAGACAGGACCATCGTTATTCCCCGACACTCAGGTAAGAGAACACACCATATCAGGATCAGTGCAGTGCTTACGTACGCTCTTTCCATTGCTTTATTATTTGCGACCGGAAATTAATTTTATTGGCGATGATTGATGCAGTGCACAGGACCGAGTAGCTGATGATGCTAACGTGCTGAAAATGAACAATAAGCCTCTGCTTGGCAGATCTAGGCCGCCCTTTTTGTTTCATCCTCCTGATGTGAAATATGGTATAGTTTGACATACAGCTAAAATATAGATAACATTACATGTTAATGTTTGTGTGCAGTCAGTAGTTTTCTGCGCGCCCCCTTAAATAGAAATTTGTTTCAGTGAACCGCAACGTCATTTTTGTGCTGAAACAAGCCAAAACCGCGCTCGTGTCTCGGTTCTCAGTTTTGTTCATTCAATCGACGGTAATTGgttctgtcatttcattttaagttACCTaatttatactatactatattgaGTAATTCAGGTGATAATATCAGACAGACTTCCAAATTTCAACGCATTTTCTATCTAAATAACCTTAATCGTGAGATCTGACTGACAAACAGCGCCGTCGGTTTGTGGAGGTGTGTAACTTAGCTGAAATAAAAGGCATTGGTTGTTTCTTGAAAATGCAGGTAGTAGCGGGTTCTTTAGTCGGCCGTCGAGATGGGCAGGGCAGACCTGCCTTCATCATATGGCTTAGCCAACAAGCTAACTCGGTTGTATCCTGAAAGCAGCGGCACATTATGTCAGTGTGACATTTTGGCCGCACACACTCGCCGCTCTGCGTAGATACTCGAAGGCATGTTGTTGGTTTCGTGCACTGCACACTAAACTACTTGTACTGAACAAGTCACAGACCTCTAGTTGCTGGTTAAGCTTTGTGTAGTCAGCGAGTTAACGTTACCCACTCGAAAGCGATCTATAATTTGGCCCATCTTAAGTCCACAAGGGAAGTTTATCTAAAAGTATCGCCGTAATGTTTCAATAGACTTTCGCTCGTGACATTGAAGGATGTGTAAACCAGAATGTGAATAACTGACAGCTTCAGTCGCCATTAACGAGCACGCTAGAGACATGAATGGTGACCAGTGCTGTCATTCTgccaaatgtcttttttttttcgcgGAATGAAGCTAGTCGTACGGTTTGGGAATGGAATGTGGGGGGACTGAATGAGGGCAGGATGTTATTTCTGGTTGTGGACTGTCTCTTTAAGATATAATATGTAAAGCGCGTGAATGGGTAGCTATGGGAACTGGGCGTGGTTGTCGAGAACTGCACATCCGCATATttcccctcacagtaatgtaaccCTGGAGGGCAAATACTTAAAACTAACTTGAATTTATGATTTGCTCCCCTTGCAAGAATAAAAGCCTGTCGTGTTAATCAGATATTTGTATGTTTGCAAAATGTGATTGCTTCCGTTACCCTTTGCTTTCACTTTAAGTTTCCATTAAAGGCTGTAACTTACTCAGTAATATAACTGACTAACGTTACTTTTTGTTGTATTATATTTGAAAGCAGTATAACTTGAATGTTATGCACCATATAAAGGGATCATtcgcctaaaaataaaaataatttcacaaTTTACTCACCCATTACTTGTTTATAAAGTTTCTTTACTTGACTttcatgttaaaatattttttgaaactaTTTGTAATCCTCTAACCATTGACGTCCACAGTATTTGATTgtcctaccatggaagtcagtgTTTTGAGGTtatcagatttctttaaaatatcttctgtgtTCTACCTAAAGGTTTGGATCTACTTGAGGGTGAGTGAAAGGtgattaaattgtcatttttcaCTTTTAAGTGTTTATTGAAGAGAAGTGGAACAGCAACTACTATTTATTATATGTAATGTATCAAAATTAGGCAACCGAACTATGCGGAGCactcacaattaaaaaaaagagactaaaCAAGTGGGATGATGACGTCTGCCACTTCAAATCCATAAATAGatgaattaatattaaaaagaaatagaCTTTGTAAAAGGGGAATATTTACAAACAGGTAATATTTAAGAGCTGTTGCAGAGTTGTTGCCACGGCTTAcaaattattgagctgaagcttgactataAAATTAAATCACAATTCAAATCGCAATGTCTGTcaaaaatcacaattagatattaTTTACCTAATATCGCATAGTCCTAATATGAGTGAAATAATCAGTGTTTGagtatttttttgtataaaggtCAAAAACAATTATTCAGGCCCTTACCagttgaaaaaatataaaataagtagtaaaacaaaataatttttaaacaacatttttatttaatgcaaattatatttttaataaaaacatctaGCGATTTTAAAAATCGTTAGCAATATATAAATGAATTCAATTTTTCTTCAAACAATATGCTGGAAGTTTTTGTTATATAAACTGAATGATTtatagaaataaaagtacaaaatctgtcactgggagTCTGGGacggtacctttttaaaagtttGTACCCA
This sequence is a window from Danio rerio strain Tuebingen ecotype United States chromosome 16, GRCz12tu, whole genome shotgun sequence. Protein-coding genes within it:
- the pon2 gene encoding serum paraoxonase/arylesterase 2, yielding MGTLAFLSLAVVAFAVLIGERLISLRHVALSYRELTQNYLPNCNFIEGIDFGAEDITILDGLAFLSTGLKYPGVPSYSEDPGKIYTLNLLDSEQKIKVLHIRGDFDKDSFNPHGISVYTDDKDGAIYLFVVNHPQGKSQVEIFRFLENENALEYLKTIRHELLHNVNDIVAVGTESFYATNDHYFTNDILKIVEPFLSLPWCDVVYYSPETVQVVAGGFLSANGINISPDKRHLYVSHILKHTIAVLEIQKNTVLSHVKEIDVGSLCDNIEVDRETGDLWIGCHPNGLKCVFHDPNDPPGSEVIRIENILSEKPQVTQVYSDDGSVIIASSVAAPYREKLLIGTVYQKALICDLK